One segment of Stenotrophomonas sp. SAU14A_NAIMI4_8 DNA contains the following:
- a CDS encoding 3-hydroxyacyl-CoA dehydrogenase NAD-binding domain-containing protein — translation MLSGFDGLRFSHWHPEIREDGVVVLTLDRQDTSVNAMSQDVLLELGDLLERIALDPPKGVVIQSAKKAGFIAGADLKEFQEFDRRGTVNDAIRRGQSTYQKLAELPCPTVAAIHGHCLGGGTELALACRYRVASNDSSTRIGLPETQLGIFPGWGGSARLPHLVGAPAAMDLMLTGRTLSASAARGIGLVDKVVAPAVVLDTAVALALSGTTRPFKQRATAWATNTWLARTLLAPQMVKQVARKAKKDQYPAPYALISTWQRSGGKPIQARLDAERRAVVKLASTPTARNLIRIFFLTERLKGLGSGDSGIRHVHVVGAGVMGGDIAAWAAYKGFEVTLQDREQRFIDPAMERAQALFAKKVRDESKRPAVAARLRADLEGNGVAEADLVIEAIIENPEAKRALYQTLEPKMKLDALLTTNTSSIPLVELRDHIQRPAQFAGLHYFNPVAQMPLVEIIHHDGMAPETERRLAAFCKALGKFPVPVAGSPGFLVNRVLFPYMLEAATAYAEGIPGPVIDKAAVKFGMPMGPIELIDTVGLDVAAGVGRELAPFLGLQIPAALQTVEPDKRGKKDGQGIYTWENGKPKKPDVASNYQAPTDLEDRLILPLLNEAVACLHEGVVADADLLDAGVIFGTGFAPFRGGPIQHIRAVGADAIVERLKALQQRHGDRFAPRPGWDNPALREPVV, via the coding sequence ATGCTCTCAGGCTTCGATGGGCTTCGCTTCAGCCACTGGCACCCCGAAATCCGTGAAGACGGCGTGGTGGTCCTTACCCTGGATCGTCAGGACACCAGCGTCAACGCGATGTCGCAGGACGTGCTGCTGGAACTGGGCGACCTGCTCGAACGCATCGCCCTGGACCCGCCCAAGGGCGTGGTGATCCAGTCGGCGAAGAAGGCCGGCTTCATTGCCGGTGCCGACCTGAAGGAGTTCCAGGAGTTCGACCGCCGCGGCACCGTGAACGATGCCATCCGCCGCGGCCAGTCCACCTACCAGAAGTTGGCCGAGCTGCCCTGCCCCACCGTGGCGGCCATCCATGGCCACTGCCTGGGCGGCGGTACCGAACTGGCGCTGGCCTGCCGCTACCGTGTGGCCTCCAATGACAGCAGCACCCGCATCGGTCTGCCGGAAACCCAGCTGGGCATCTTCCCGGGCTGGGGCGGCAGCGCGCGACTGCCGCACCTGGTGGGTGCGCCGGCGGCGATGGACCTGATGCTGACCGGGCGCACCCTGTCGGCCTCGGCAGCGCGTGGCATCGGCCTGGTCGACAAGGTGGTGGCACCGGCCGTGGTGCTCGATACCGCCGTGGCGCTGGCCCTGTCCGGCACTACCCGCCCGTTCAAGCAGCGCGCGACCGCATGGGCGACCAATACCTGGTTGGCGCGCACGCTGCTGGCACCGCAGATGGTCAAGCAGGTGGCGCGCAAGGCGAAGAAGGACCAGTACCCGGCGCCGTACGCACTGATCAGCACCTGGCAGCGCAGCGGCGGCAAGCCGATCCAGGCACGCCTGGATGCCGAGCGCCGCGCGGTGGTGAAGCTGGCCAGCACGCCGACCGCGCGCAACCTGATCCGCATCTTCTTCCTGACCGAGCGCCTGAAGGGCCTGGGCAGCGGTGATTCCGGCATCCGCCACGTGCACGTGGTCGGCGCCGGCGTGATGGGCGGCGACATTGCTGCCTGGGCCGCCTACAAGGGCTTCGAGGTGACCCTGCAGGACCGCGAGCAGCGCTTCATCGACCCGGCCATGGAGCGCGCGCAGGCGCTGTTTGCCAAGAAGGTGCGCGACGAGAGCAAGCGCCCGGCGGTGGCCGCGCGACTGCGTGCCGACCTGGAGGGCAACGGCGTGGCCGAAGCCGATCTGGTGATCGAGGCCATCATCGAGAACCCCGAGGCCAAGCGTGCGCTGTACCAGACGCTGGAACCGAAGATGAAGCTGGACGCCCTACTGACGACCAACACCTCGTCGATTCCGTTGGTGGAACTGCGCGACCACATCCAGCGCCCGGCGCAGTTTGCCGGCCTGCACTACTTCAACCCGGTGGCGCAGATGCCGCTGGTGGAAATCATCCACCACGACGGCATGGCACCAGAAACCGAGCGCCGCCTGGCCGCGTTCTGCAAGGCGCTGGGCAAGTTCCCGGTGCCGGTGGCCGGCAGCCCGGGCTTCCTGGTCAACCGCGTGCTGTTCCCGTACATGCTGGAAGCGGCCACCGCCTATGCCGAAGGCATTCCGGGCCCGGTGATCGACAAGGCCGCGGTGAAGTTCGGCATGCCGATGGGGCCGATCGAGCTGATCGATACCGTGGGCCTGGACGTGGCTGCCGGCGTGGGCCGTGAACTGGCCCCGTTCCTGGGCCTGCAGATTCCGGCGGCGCTGCAGACGGTAGAACCGGACAAGCGCGGCAAGAAGGACGGCCAGGGCATCTACACCTGGGAAAACGGCAAGCCGAAGAAGCCGGACGTGGCCAGCAACTACCAGGCCCCGACCGATCTGGAAGACCGCCTGATCCTGCCGCTGTTGAACGAGGCGGTAGCCTGCCTGCACGAAGGCGTGGTGGCCGATGCGGACCTGCTGGATGCGGGTGTGATCTTCGGCACCGGTTTCGCCCCGTTCCGTGGCGGCCCGATCCAGCACATCCGCGCGGTGGGTGCCGATGCGATCGTCGAGCGGCTGAAGGCGCTGCAGCAGCGCCACGGCGACCGCTTCGCCCCGCGCCCGGGCTGGGACAACCCCGCCCTGCGCGAACCGGTGGTGTGA
- a CDS encoding IS3 family transposase, whose protein sequence is DVTEFKVQGMKLYLSPIMDLYNGEIVAYQMKRRPVFDLVGEMLDQAIRRLSPEDRPMIHSDQGWHYQHENYRHKLEKHSLKQSMSRRGNCLDNAAMESFFGTLKSEFFYLNTFDSIDSLEAGLVEYIRYYNENRIRLKLKGLSPVQYREQAALAA, encoded by the coding sequence GATGTAACCGAGTTCAAGGTGCAGGGCATGAAGCTCTATCTTTCGCCGATCATGGACCTCTACAACGGCGAAATCGTGGCATACCAGATGAAGCGCCGGCCCGTGTTTGACCTGGTGGGTGAAATGCTGGACCAAGCGATCAGGAGGCTTTCACCGGAAGATCGTCCGATGATCCACTCCGACCAAGGCTGGCACTACCAGCACGAAAACTACCGCCACAAGCTCGAAAAGCACTCGCTGAAACAGAGCATGTCCCGGCGTGGCAACTGCCTGGACAACGCGGCCATGGAAAGCTTCTTCGGGACCCTGAAGTCGGAATTTTTCTACCTGAACACCTTTGACAGCATCGATAGCCTGGAAGCTGGGCTGGTGGAGTACATCCGGTACTACAACGAGAATCGTATCCGCTTGAAACTAAAGGGCTTGAGCCCCGTACAGTACCGGGAGCAGGCCGCGCTGGCCGCCTGA
- a CDS encoding IS481 family transposase, giving the protein MNNHKNARLTPFSRELLVRRILHEGLRPEEAAQACGVSVRTAYKWLARFREFGASGLENRSSRPHQTPHATPASVVEQIKERRRKRHTYLTISKALGIGHSTISRLMRVHGLNRLCRLDPPKAVIRYEYDQPGGLLHLDIKKLGNFQRPGHRTDAKRRGNAAGGGWGYVHVAIDDHSRLAYSSVHPNEQGETACQALLSALEYYASLGITFKRILTDNGACYRSTAFAKLLKSLGIKHIRTKPYTPRTNGKAERFIQTSLREWAYACEYASSDQRNSVLTQWLHHYNWHRPHMGIGGQPPISRVPLNNVVGLH; this is encoded by the coding sequence ATGAACAACCATAAAAATGCCCGTTTAACGCCGTTTAGTCGAGAACTTCTTGTCCGTCGCATCCTCCACGAGGGCCTGCGGCCGGAGGAGGCAGCACAAGCGTGTGGCGTAAGTGTGCGTACGGCCTACAAGTGGCTGGCCCGATTCCGGGAGTTCGGGGCGTCGGGGCTGGAAAACCGCAGCTCTCGCCCGCACCAGACGCCGCATGCCACGCCTGCGTCGGTCGTCGAGCAGATCAAGGAGCGCCGCCGTAAACGGCACACCTACCTGACCATTTCCAAGGCCTTGGGGATCGGCCACAGCACCATTTCCCGGTTGATGCGTGTTCACGGCCTCAACCGGCTGTGCCGGCTGGATCCGCCCAAAGCGGTCATCCGATACGAATACGATCAGCCCGGAGGACTGCTGCACCTGGATATCAAGAAACTGGGCAACTTCCAGAGGCCTGGGCACAGAACCGATGCCAAACGCCGGGGAAACGCTGCCGGCGGCGGCTGGGGGTACGTCCACGTGGCCATCGACGATCATTCCCGGCTCGCCTACAGCAGCGTTCACCCCAACGAACAGGGAGAAACGGCCTGCCAAGCGCTGCTGAGCGCTCTGGAGTACTACGCCAGCTTGGGAATCACCTTCAAGCGGATCCTGACCGACAACGGCGCCTGCTATCGCTCCACCGCCTTTGCCAAGCTGCTCAAATCCCTTGGAATCAAGCACATCCGGACCAAGCCCTACACACCGCGCACCAACGGCAAGGCGGAGCGCTTCATCCAGACCAGCTTGCGCGAGTGGGCCTACGCTTGCGAGTACGCCTCTTCGGACCAACGCAATTCCGTGCTGACCCAATGGCTGCACCACTACAACTGGCACCGTCCCCATATGGGGATCGGCGGCCAGCCACCTATCTCCAGAGTGCCGCTGAATAACGTAGTGGGTTTACACA
- a CDS encoding pirin family protein, whose translation MTTIIAPRVHDIGGLEVRRAVPTLQARSIGSFVFVDQMGPAIMHPGTAIDVRPHPHIGLATVTYLWSGAIGHRDTLGSDQVIRPGDVNWMTAGRGIAHSERTPPPDRGHDNPIHGMQTWVALPKSHEEIEPAFYHHAAATLPEQRRNGVWLRVIAGRAYGEESPVKVFADTLNVAIDLDPDAEIDIDNGHRERALYILEGQAQLDGVDIPAQHLVIPEAGAIGRLRAKTPVKAMLFGGEPLDGPRHLWWNFVSSSKERIEQAKHDWEAGRFGTIPGDDKEFIPLPQY comes from the coding sequence ATGACCACCATCATCGCCCCGCGCGTGCACGACATCGGCGGCCTGGAAGTGCGCCGCGCCGTGCCCACGCTGCAGGCCCGCAGCATCGGTTCGTTCGTGTTCGTCGACCAGATGGGCCCGGCCATCATGCACCCCGGCACCGCCATCGACGTGCGCCCGCACCCGCATATCGGACTGGCCACGGTGACCTACCTGTGGTCCGGCGCCATCGGCCACCGCGATACGCTGGGCTCGGACCAGGTGATCCGCCCCGGCGATGTGAACTGGATGACCGCCGGCCGCGGCATCGCCCATTCCGAGCGCACGCCGCCGCCGGATCGCGGCCACGACAACCCGATCCATGGCATGCAGACCTGGGTGGCGCTGCCGAAGTCGCATGAGGAAATCGAACCGGCGTTCTACCACCACGCTGCGGCCACCCTGCCCGAGCAGCGCCGCAACGGCGTCTGGCTGCGGGTGATCGCCGGCCGCGCCTACGGCGAGGAATCGCCGGTGAAGGTCTTCGCCGATACCCTGAACGTGGCCATCGACCTGGACCCCGATGCCGAGATCGACATCGACAATGGCCACCGCGAACGAGCGCTGTACATCCTGGAAGGCCAGGCCCAGCTGGATGGCGTGGACATTCCCGCCCAGCACCTGGTCATCCCCGAAGCCGGCGCCATCGGCCGCCTGCGCGCAAAGACGCCGGTGAAGGCCATGCTGTTCGGCGGCGAACCGCTGGATGGGCCGCGCCACCTGTGGTGGAACTTCGTGTCAAGTTCCAAGGAACGCATCGAACAGGCCAAGCACGATTGGGAAGCCGGTCGCTTCGGCACGATCCCGGGTGACGACAAGGAATTCATTCCGTTGCCGCAGTATTGA
- a CDS encoding pirin family protein, with protein MSLPEPVRVLRTIRGMPTSDGAGVRLTRVIGGPSLPDLDPFLLLDEFGTDRAEDYIAGFPEHPHRGFETVTYMLDGRMRHRDNHGNEGLLTPGSVQWMTAGRGLVHSEMPEQESGQMRGFQLWVNLPARDKMTEPKYQEFAPERIPVVQPADGVQVKVIAGTVDGTAGPIAQPATDPVYLDITLAPDRAWTYTLPEGHNAFAYVFEGALTVGEQDAARDVARQELAVLGGGEQLHVSAGAEGARLILVAGRPLREPVMRHGPFVMNTRQELMQAFVDFQEGRF; from the coding sequence ATGAGTCTTCCCGAGCCGGTGCGCGTGCTGCGCACGATCCGTGGCATGCCCACGTCCGACGGCGCCGGCGTGCGCCTGACCCGGGTCATCGGTGGCCCCTCGCTGCCGGATCTGGACCCCTTCCTGCTGTTGGATGAATTCGGCACCGACCGCGCCGAGGACTACATCGCCGGCTTCCCGGAGCACCCGCACCGGGGCTTCGAGACCGTCACCTACATGCTGGACGGGCGCATGCGGCACCGCGACAACCACGGCAACGAAGGCCTGCTGACCCCGGGCAGCGTGCAGTGGATGACCGCCGGCCGCGGCCTGGTGCATTCGGAGATGCCCGAGCAGGAAAGCGGGCAGATGCGTGGCTTCCAGCTGTGGGTGAACCTGCCGGCGCGGGACAAGATGACCGAGCCGAAGTACCAGGAGTTCGCGCCCGAGCGCATTCCGGTGGTACAGCCGGCCGACGGCGTGCAGGTGAAGGTGATCGCCGGTACGGTCGATGGCACCGCAGGGCCGATCGCGCAGCCGGCCACCGATCCGGTCTATCTGGATATCACCCTGGCGCCTGATCGCGCCTGGACGTACACGCTGCCGGAAGGCCACAACGCCTTCGCCTACGTGTTCGAAGGTGCGCTGACCGTGGGCGAGCAGGATGCGGCGCGCGATGTGGCGCGGCAGGAACTGGCCGTGCTGGGCGGTGGCGAGCAGCTGCACGTGTCGGCCGGCGCCGAGGGCGCGCGGCTGATCCTGGTGGCGGGCCGTCCGCTGCGCGAGCCGGTCATGCGCCACGGGCCGTTCGTGATGAACACCCGGCAGGAACTGATGCAGGCCTTCGTCGATTTCCAGGAAGGCCGCTTCTGA
- a CDS encoding carbon starvation CstA family protein, with the protein MKGFSKLGWAALALLGAFCLGTVALRRGEHINALWIVVAAVSLYLVAYRYYSLFIANKVMQLDPTRATPAVINNDGLDYVPTNKHVLFGHHFAAIAGAGPLVGPVLAAQMGYLPGLLWLVVGVVLAGAVQDFMVLFLSSRRNGRSLGDLVREEMGQVPGTIALFGAFLIMIIILAVLAMVVVKALAESPWGMFTVIATMPIAILMGVYMRYIRPGKIGEISVVGLILLLAAIWFGGKVAADPVWGPAFTFTGTQITWMLIGYGFVASVLPVWLLLAPRDYLSTFLKIGTIIALAIGIVVVMPELKMPALTQFAASGDGPVWKGGMFPFLFITIACGAVSGFHALISSGTTPKLLANEAHMRYIGYGGMLMESFVAVMALVAASIIDPGIYFAMNSPAAVIGADAVSAAHYITNTWGFTITPEQLNATAAAIGEPTILHRAGGAPTLAVGIAQILHEAIPSSSDAMMAFWYHFAILFEALFILTAVDAGTRAGRFMLQDLLGNFVPALKKTESWTANIIGTAGCVALWGYLLYTGVVDPFGGIQTLWPLFGISNQMLAGIALMLGTVVLFKMKRDRYAWVTAVPAVWLLICTTYAGFIKIFDSNPAQGFLAQAHKYQAAIASDTITAPAKTVAQMQQIVVNAYVNTGLTALFLLVVASVLVYAIKTILAARRNPQRTDRETPYVALKPHEMVDL; encoded by the coding sequence ATGAAAGGGTTTTCCAAACTGGGCTGGGCCGCACTGGCCCTGCTCGGCGCGTTCTGTCTGGGCACCGTCGCCCTGCGCCGCGGCGAACACATCAACGCACTGTGGATCGTGGTGGCCGCGGTATCGCTGTATCTGGTCGCCTATCGCTACTACAGCCTGTTCATCGCCAACAAGGTGATGCAGCTCGATCCGACCCGGGCCACCCCGGCGGTGATCAACAACGACGGTCTGGACTACGTACCGACCAACAAACACGTGCTGTTCGGCCACCACTTCGCCGCCATTGCCGGCGCCGGCCCGCTGGTGGGCCCGGTGCTGGCCGCGCAGATGGGCTACCTGCCCGGCCTGCTGTGGCTGGTGGTGGGCGTGGTGCTGGCCGGCGCAGTGCAAGACTTCATGGTCCTGTTCCTGTCCAGCCGCCGCAACGGCCGCTCGCTGGGTGACCTGGTGCGCGAGGAAATGGGCCAGGTGCCCGGCACCATCGCCCTGTTCGGAGCCTTCCTGATCATGATCATCATCCTGGCGGTGCTGGCCATGGTGGTGGTGAAGGCGCTGGCGGAAAGCCCGTGGGGCATGTTCACGGTGATCGCCACGATGCCCATCGCGATCCTGATGGGCGTGTACATGCGCTACATCCGGCCGGGCAAGATCGGTGAGATTTCCGTGGTGGGCCTGATCCTGCTGCTGGCCGCGATCTGGTTCGGCGGCAAGGTGGCGGCCGACCCGGTCTGGGGCCCGGCCTTCACCTTCACCGGTACCCAGATCACCTGGATGCTGATCGGCTATGGCTTCGTCGCATCGGTGCTGCCGGTGTGGCTGCTGCTGGCCCCGCGCGATTACCTGTCGACCTTCCTGAAGATCGGCACGATCATCGCCCTGGCCATCGGTATCGTGGTGGTGATGCCGGAACTGAAGATGCCGGCACTGACCCAGTTCGCCGCCAGCGGTGACGGCCCGGTGTGGAAGGGCGGCATGTTCCCGTTCCTGTTCATCACCATCGCCTGCGGCGCGGTGTCCGGTTTCCATGCGCTGATTTCCTCGGGCACCACGCCCAAGCTGCTGGCCAATGAAGCGCACATGCGCTACATCGGCTACGGCGGCATGCTGATGGAATCGTTCGTGGCGGTGATGGCGCTGGTGGCAGCCTCGATCATCGATCCGGGCATCTACTTCGCCATGAACAGCCCTGCAGCGGTGATCGGTGCCGACGCCGTTTCGGCCGCGCACTACATCACCAACACCTGGGGCTTCACCATCACCCCGGAACAGTTGAATGCCACGGCGGCGGCGATCGGTGAACCGACCATCCTGCACCGCGCCGGTGGTGCGCCCACGCTGGCGGTGGGCATCGCGCAGATCCTGCACGAGGCCATTCCCAGCAGCAGCGACGCCATGATGGCGTTCTGGTACCACTTCGCGATCCTGTTCGAAGCGCTGTTCATCCTGACCGCCGTGGATGCCGGTACCCGTGCCGGCCGCTTCATGCTGCAGGACCTGCTGGGCAACTTCGTGCCGGCCCTGAAGAAGACCGAATCGTGGACGGCCAACATCATCGGCACGGCCGGCTGCGTGGCGCTGTGGGGCTACCTGCTGTACACCGGCGTGGTCGATCCGTTCGGTGGCATCCAGACGCTGTGGCCGCTGTTCGGCATTTCCAACCAGATGCTGGCCGGTATCGCGCTGATGCTGGGCACGGTGGTGCTGTTCAAGATGAAGCGTGACCGCTACGCGTGGGTGACCGCCGTGCCGGCCGTGTGGCTGCTGATCTGCACCACGTATGCGGGCTTCATCAAGATCTTCGACAGCAACCCGGCGCAGGGTTTCCTGGCACAGGCGCACAAGTACCAGGCCGCCATTGCCAGTGACACCATCACCGCACCGGCCAAGACCGTGGCGCAGATGCAGCAGATCGTGGTCAATGCCTACGTCAACACCGGCCTGACCGCGCTGTTCCTGCTGGTGGTGGCCTCGGTGCTGGTGTATGCGATCAAGACCATCCTGGCCGCCCGTCGCAACCCGCAGCGGACCGACCGCGAGACCCCGTACGTGGCGCTGAAGCCGCACGAAATGGTGGATCTGTAA